The following are encoded in a window of Methanobrevibacter ruminantium M1 genomic DNA:
- a CDS encoding Eco57I restriction-modification methylase domain-containing protein — MESKDRIENTIFNDKRMDAYIDKYFEEFTLSSEQEEALNIWIDKLNNDQLTSEKGNYHNFFEIILEDLLGYKRSDVKHEENIGDEGHPVEFVLEKDGKDYVIIELKGTTYKDLTKRRPGQQSPVEQATNYASAKKETEWATVSNYDEFRFFNPTARDNYISFKFRQLKDLEIFKKFLLVFSKFSLIDEDIPKKLLNETKVIERELENEFYQLYSDTRLMIIKELEYSSEDINRIEAIKLSQIILNRFIFLCFAEDLALMEEETTADVLLTPLKHRNLIGNTMWNRLNELFIFANQGNKHRRIPAFNGGLFEDDLSNLKIRDEIEDRSFFENWNLKEDFEDKYEDIAKLIGVYKDTLNPIFINLLIISTYDFDSELDVNILGHIFENSISDIEELKNDNQEQRKKDGVYYTPEYITDYICRNTIIPYLSISGKASTVHELLYEYESSNSLDVLDSKLTNIKVLDPACGSGSMLNKSVDILFEIHEALHASKYAGDSSLDRFFDSLEKRKEIISNNIYGVDLNEESVEITKLSLFLKLATTVGLKEGFQLPSLDKHIKCGDSLVDDESIAGNKAFNWYESFSEVFESGGFDIIVGNPPYVDIKEMDEKTAKYIFDNYETSFNRINLYSTFVEKSYYLLKNEGIFSFIMPNSILFNSTYSKIRELILNNTSILNIVRTSDDVFKDAKVEPIILIFKKGYDEGNKTKILIKKDDMDEIPINNYSEHFFTQERWFENNSIINIFSDDFTFDLLKKIDGNNERLIDYCDFSLGLTPYDKYKGMSEDIIKNRKFHSKIKLDDTFKELLDGSDITRYNVKWGEKEYIKYGDWLGAPREEKFFKNPRILIRQILSIAPKESRKRIFAAYTEEELYNAQIAFNLVLKEGFDDKNLLKYFLGIINSKMMTWYYEERFMDKNKKNFAKILIENAKNLPVIINSNFLDEIVSNVDSIIELNKEFYSVRNAFQTWLKIEFEIEKLSKKLENYYDLNFEEFLKEIKKKKVVIRPNQIQDLSELFNESLGKIEYLQREIKEADEKINLLVYELYGLNHEEIEIIENSFND, encoded by the coding sequence ATGGAAAGTAAAGACAGAATAGAGAATACTATTTTCAATGATAAAAGAATGGATGCTTATATAGACAAATATTTTGAAGAGTTTACTCTGAGTTCTGAACAAGAAGAGGCACTGAATATTTGGATAGATAAATTAAATAACGATCAATTAACAAGTGAAAAAGGGAATTATCATAATTTTTTTGAAATTATTCTTGAAGATTTACTTGGTTATAAACGTTCTGATGTTAAACATGAAGAGAATATTGGTGATGAAGGCCATCCTGTAGAGTTTGTATTAGAAAAAGATGGAAAAGATTATGTGATTATAGAACTAAAAGGAACAACTTATAAAGACCTCACTAAAAGAAGACCTGGACAGCAATCACCAGTAGAGCAAGCTACAAATTATGCTAGTGCTAAAAAAGAAACTGAATGGGCTACAGTTTCAAATTATGATGAATTTAGATTTTTTAATCCAACAGCAAGAGATAATTATATTTCATTCAAGTTTAGGCAATTGAAAGATTTGGAAATCTTTAAAAAATTTTTATTAGTATTCAGTAAATTTTCACTTATCGATGAAGACATACCTAAAAAATTACTTAATGAAACAAAAGTCATTGAAAGAGAATTAGAAAATGAATTTTATCAATTGTATAGTGACACTAGATTAATGATTATTAAGGAATTGGAATATTCTTCAGAAGATATTAATAGGATTGAAGCAATAAAATTATCTCAAATAATATTAAATAGATTTATTTTCCTTTGTTTTGCAGAAGATTTAGCGCTTATGGAGGAAGAGACAACTGCTGATGTATTATTAACACCTTTAAAGCATAGAAATTTAATCGGAAATACAATGTGGAATAGGTTAAATGAATTATTTATTTTTGCAAATCAAGGAAATAAACATAGGAGAATACCTGCATTTAATGGAGGATTATTTGAGGATGATTTATCTAATTTGAAAATAAGGGATGAAATTGAAGATAGGTCTTTCTTTGAAAATTGGAATTTAAAAGAAGATTTTGAAGACAAATATGAGGATATTGCTAAACTAATTGGAGTTTATAAAGATACTCTTAATCCAATTTTCATTAATTTATTAATAATTTCTACATATGACTTTGATTCAGAACTTGATGTAAATATCTTAGGACATATTTTTGAAAACAGTATTAGCGATATTGAAGAGTTAAAAAATGATAATCAAGAGCAAAGAAAAAAAGATGGAGTGTATTACACTCCAGAATATATTACAGATTATATTTGTAGAAATACAATTATTCCATATTTAAGTATTTCTGGTAAAGCCAGCACAGTTCATGAATTATTATACGAATATGAATCATCTAATTCATTGGATGTTTTAGATTCAAAATTAACTAACATCAAAGTTCTAGATCCTGCCTGTGGTAGTGGGAGCATGTTAAATAAATCAGTAGATATATTATTTGAAATTCATGAAGCATTACATGCAAGTAAATATGCTGGAGATTCATCTTTAGATAGATTTTTTGATAGTTTAGAAAAACGAAAGGAAATTATAAGTAATAATATTTATGGGGTTGATTTGAACGAGGAGTCCGTTGAAATTACTAAATTATCCTTATTCCTAAAATTAGCAACTACTGTTGGACTTAAAGAAGGGTTTCAACTTCCTAGTTTAGATAAACATATTAAATGTGGGGATTCATTAGTGGATGATGAGTCAATTGCCGGAAATAAAGCATTTAACTGGTATGAATCATTTTCAGAAGTTTTTGAAAGTGGCGGATTTGATATTATTGTAGGAAATCCTCCGTATGTGGATATTAAAGAAATGGATGAAAAAACAGCAAAATACATATTTGATAATTATGAAACTTCTTTTAACAGGATAAATTTATATTCTACATTTGTGGAAAAAAGTTATTATTTGCTAAAAAATGAAGGGATTTTTTCATTTATCATGCCTAATTCCATTTTATTTAATTCTACTTACTCTAAAATCAGAGAACTAATTCTTAATAATACATCCATATTAAATATTGTAAGAACTTCTGATGATGTTTTTAAAGATGCTAAAGTGGAACCTATTATTTTAATCTTCAAAAAAGGATATGATGAAGGAAATAAGACTAAGATACTTATAAAAAAAGATGATATGGATGAAATTCCAATAAATAATTATTCAGAACATTTCTTTACACAAGAAAGATGGTTTGAAAATAATTCAATAATTAATATTTTTTCAGATGATTTTACTTTTGATTTATTAAAGAAAATTGATGGAAATAATGAAAGATTAATTGATTATTGTGATTTTAGTTTAGGTTTAACTCCTTATGATAAATATAAAGGTATGAGTGAGGATATTATTAAAAATAGAAAATTCCATTCAAAAATAAAACTTGACGATACTTTTAAAGAATTATTGGATGGGTCCGATATTACAAGATATAATGTAAAATGGGGCGAAAAAGAATATATTAAATATGGGGACTGGTTAGGAGCACCTCGGGAAGAAAAATTCTTTAAAAATCCTAGAATTTTAATAAGACAGATTTTATCTATAGCTCCTAAGGAATCTCGAAAAAGGATTTTTGCCGCTTACACAGAAGAAGAATTATATAACGCTCAAATTGCTTTTAATTTAGTATTGAAAGAAGGCTTTGATGATAAAAATTTATTGAAATATTTTTTAGGAATAATTAATTCTAAAATGATGACTTGGTATTATGAAGAAAGATTTATGGATAAAAATAAAAAGAATTTTGCAAAAATTTTGATTGAAAATGCTAAAAATCTTCCAGTCATTATTAATTCAAATTTTTTAGATGAGATAGTATCTAATGTGGATTCAATAATAGAGTTAAATAAAGAGTTTTATAGTGTAAGAAATGCATTTCAAACATGGCTTAAAATAGAATTTGAAATTGAAAAACTCTCTAAGAAACTAGAAAACTATTATGATTTAAACTTTGAAGAATTCTTAAAAGAGATAAAAAAGAAAAAAGTAGTCATTAGACCAAATCAAATACAGGACTTGTCCGAATTATTTAATGAAAGTTTAGGAAAAATAGAATATCTGCAAAGAGAGATTAAAGAAGCAGACGAAAAAATTAACCTACTGGTCTATGAATTATATGGTTTAAATCATGAAGAAATAGAAATTATAGAAAATAGCTTTAATGATTAA